One Gossypium raimondii isolate GPD5lz chromosome 3, ASM2569854v1, whole genome shotgun sequence genomic window carries:
- the LOC105795123 gene encoding gamma-glutamyl peptidase 5 encodes MGDGKRFAVLLCAEDSDYVKKRYGGYYGVFVEMLAEEGEAWEVFKVANGEFPDDDEIANFDGFVITGSCNDAHGNDVWICKLIALLKKLDSMNKKVLGICFGHQILSRALGGKTGRAISGWDIGVTAIHLSSSTSTLFSSLNIPTTLSVIECHQDEVRELPPEAEVIAWSEKTGVEMFRYGDHMMGIQGHPEYTKDILLHLIDRLMQLSFIEDSYADELKANLGKVEPDKDAWKKLCTSFLKGRL; translated from the exons atggggGATGGGAAGAGATTTGCTGTGCTTCTGTGTGCGGAGGATTCCGATTATGTTAAGAAGAGGTACGGAGGATATTACGGGGTGTTCGTCGAAATGCTGGCGGAGGAAGGCGAGGCGTGGGAAGTTTTTAAGGTGGCCAATGGCGAGTTCCCTGACGATGATGAGATCGCGAACTTTGACGGCTTCGTTATAACCGGGAGTTGCAATGATGCGCATGGGAACGATGTTTGGATCTGCAAATTGATTGCTCTTTTGAAAAAATTGGATTCCATGAACAAAAAAGTTCTCGGGATTTGCTTCGGTCATcag ATTCTCAGTCGAGCACTGGGAGGAAAAACAGGGCGAGCCATCTCAGGGTGGGATATTGGAGTGACAGCCATTCATTTGTCATCGTCTACATCTACACTCTTCTCATCTCTGAATATTCCGACGACTCTTTCGGTGATTGAGTGCCACCAAGACGAG GTTCGAGAACTTCCACCAGAGGCAGAGGTGATAGCATGGTCCGAAAAAACTGGTGTCGAGATGTTTAGGTATGGGGATCATATGATGGGCATACAAGGCCACCCTGAATACACCAAAGACATTCTTCTTCACCTGATTGACCGTCTGATGCAGCTCAGCTTTATCGAA GATTCATATGCTGATGAGCTGAAAGCAAATCTGGGGAAAGTAGAGCCTGATAAGGATGCATGGAAGAAATTGTGCACCAGTTTCCTCAAGGGTAGATTATGA
- the LOC105795124 gene encoding uncharacterized protein LOC105795124: MPRRNSGRSASRPAPRPAPARSPPPQPAQHAPPPAPAQSGSGGSLLGGIGSTIAQGMAFGTGSAVAHRAVDAVMGPRTIQHETVVSEAAAAPANSFTGSDACSIHSKAFQDCLNSYGNEISKCQFYMDMLSECRKNSGSMLGA; this comes from the exons ATGCCTCGCCGAAACTCTG GAAGATCTGCTTCTCGCCCAGCCCCTCGTCCTGCTCCGGCACGTAGCCCACCGCCTCAACCTG CTCAACATGCTCCTCCTCCAGCTCCTGCTCAGAGTGGAAGTGGGGGATCCCTTCTTGGAGGCATAGGCTCAACAATAGCTCAGG GCATGGCTTTTGGAACTGGAAGTGCTGTAGCCCACAGGGCTGTCGATGCTGTTATGGGTCCTCGTACTATTCAACATGAAACTGTTGTTTCCGAGGCTGCAGCAGCCCCTGCCAATAGTTTTACCGGCTCTGATGCATGCAGCATACACTCTAAGGCATTCCAAGAC TGCCTGAATAGCTATgggaacgaaatcagcaagtgTCAGTTCTACATGGATATGTTGTCTGAGTGCAGGAAGAACTCTGGATCAATGTTGGGTGCCTAA